The Thunnus thynnus chromosome 19, fThuThy2.1, whole genome shotgun sequence genome contains the following window.
TTCAGTAATTTTTCTCTGGTGACCCGAATGGAAATTACACTGGGGTCACGacaaaaatactgaagttcagATACAATTATATTATCAAAGCAAATACAGGACTATTTTAAAGTCCCGCTCacctcaaaaatgtgtttttcttcttgttccttcagttggaacAAGAACCTAGAGTCCTTCATCTACATGAGCCaccaaatcataaaaaacaatcaCATGTCGACAACGTGGAGCAACCAGTAGTGGAATAcaagtaagtacatttactcaagtactgtatacCTAAGTACAGTTTTCAAGTACTTTTacattacttgagtatttccgatattgaaatattgtacttttaactCCATTTATTTATCAGCTATAGTTACTGGTTACTTTTCATAATAtgatttcacataaaaacatgttattagcttataaaatatgatgcattatgaTAGATTTAACTACcattataaacattaaaactagctaatattaatgataaaataatatatcAGAATAACACTCACATCATCCTTCATTCCACATGGTGACTGCTTTCACTTTCGATaccttaagtacatttttgcttAAGTTAAATTTTCAATGTAacaaagtatttttacactgaatatttctatttttccttaaaggataaggttcacaatttttcaagtgtgtcttaaaacaacagtcaggtgttcatatgaacagtgaaagaggttttcctcgctgtaatcattcctcctgttcatactggctatcaaaagatccccttcaaatgtgctttcaatataagtgTTGGGGAAAATCCACAGTgagtccacacagtcattttgtgtaaaaatgaatttaaaagttgatgtgaagcttatatgaggcttcagcagtctgagttagtcatatcaagtggatatctgacacatttacagtctttttagcatcaaattccctctttgtgtttcctcggacagtgtttccctgttgagctgcggtggaagtatagtaacaaaaagagggactttgacactaaaaagactgtaatgttgaaagatatctacttgatttgactcatttgaatgctgaaacttcatattagcctctgataaacttttaaatgcattttttgcacagaaggaggactgtggattttgtcccccatcacttacattgtaagtacattatgaagggatcttctaatggtcagtatgaacaggaggaatgattacagcaagaaaaacatgtttcactgtttatttgggctcctgactgttgttttaagacagattttgaaaaattgtgaacctgtcctttaagtaaaacatcttccaccactgacacaAACATACCAGTTAGTATTATTAATATTGGCCAATGTAACCTACTAGACGTACGTCACAAAACTATTTTGCGCAGATAAAAACAATTCTCTGAATTCCTCCAcaataacagagaaaaacaagagatgTCGACACATTATCCAACTGAAgccagaaaaattaaaaaaacattttcaaaatattatgTCATAAAAGACAGAGGAGATTTCACAACGAGAAGGAGAAGTACGCAAACGGAACCTGACTCTGAACCAATGGCTGATGAGAGATAATGCATGTGGGTGTAACTGACAAAAGTGAAGAACCAATGGGAAAGCCGTAACCGTGTGAACTGGTGGGAATGGCAGGCTGTTTGACCAATCACAACGCTCAACGAGCGAAGCGTTGGTGAAAGTGAAGGGGGCGCGCGCTGGAAGGGTACGCGCAGAAAGCAGCTACGCAGGATCGGAGCAGGGCAGAAGCCGAGCGGTGGAGCTGAAGATGGCGGATGGAGACAGCGGGAGTGAGCGCGGTGGTAGCAGCGGGGGAGGAGGCGGTGGAGGCGGCGGCGGCTTCCAGCACTTCCAGAGGGACCAGGAGACCCAGGAACTGGCGTCCAAGCGCCTCGACATCCAGAACAAGCGCTTCTATCTGGACGTCAAGCAGAACAGCAAGGGCAGGTTCATCAAAATCGCCGAAGTCGGGGCCGGCGGCTCCAAAAGCCGGCTGACCCTCTCGCTGTCCGTGGCGGCGGAGTTCCGTGACTACCTCGGGGATTTCATCGAGCACTACGCCCAGCTGGGGCCTAGCAGTCCGGAGCAGATAGCCCAAGCGACCGTGGGTGAGGACGGCGGGCCCAGGCGAGCTCTCAAGAGCGAATTTCTCGTCCGGGAAAACCGCAAGTACTACTTGGACTTGAAGGAGAACCAGCGGGGGAGGTTCCTGCGTATCCGGCAGACGGTTAACCGAGGGCCGGGCTTTGGAGTCGGGGGCCCTGTGGGCGGCATGCTGGCCGGCCAGACCATAGCCCTTCCGGCGCAGGGGTTAATAGAGTTTAGAGACGCCCTTGCCAAGCTCATAGACGACTACGGGGGAGACGACGAGGAGCTGGCCGGGGGCACAGCCGCCGCCGCGGGGTACGGTGAGCTGCCCGAGGGCACCTCCATCATGGTGGACTCTAAACGGTTCTTTTTCGACGTCGGCTCCAACAAATACGGAGTGTTCCTGCGTGTGAGCGAGGTGAAGCCCAGCTACAGGAACTCTATCACCATCCCCTTCAAAGCCTGGAGCAAATTCGGCGGAGCTTTCTGCAGATACGCCGAGGAGATGAAGGAGATCCAGGAGAGGCAGAGGGATAAAATGTACGAGAGGAGAGACGAGTCCGAGGGAGATGACGTGGATGACGACTGAGAAATTGAAGCAAAGCGGCTATTAATTAGTTCAGTTCATGACAAGATCTGCGACATAGGGGTATtttgcaacaaaacaaaaaataaaaagcagaaatgacAGATAAAGTGCATGACAAATCGTGCTGTAATAGCCTACTAAAGTATCGTGGcgttaaaaaaaagtacatgtgCAGGGAATTATCGGTGTATTATCCTAAAGTTTGTTAGAGGCGAGGGTTGGAGTGGTTGTGTGAATCTCTGAaagtgatataaaaaaaaaagtggactaaatgtttaaatgagaGATATCTCATTggttgagggaaaaaaaagagtgctttattataaaaacaaagaaaaaaaaaggaaagagagaaccTTCTAAAACCAGCAGATCGGTTTTTATAACTAGAAATGAAGCCAATGAATGCTTTCCTATCTGCAACATAGTTTATATTTAAAGAGTAAGGAGGAGTCAAGCTGTTTAAGATGTTTTCCTTGCTGAGTTTAAGGAGAGAGAACTAGCATCCATTGTATTCCTGTTCCAGTCCAGGTCTCTCCTCCAGTGGGCAGTTTGTGGGATATTTTGCAAGTCGGTCAGATGAACGAAAGAGAgggatacacacatatatatatatatatatatatatatagaaagatatatatatatatatagcatgcTGCTGTCActctgtgcatgtttgcattTGTCGTGGAACAGATGCAGAGCTGTCAAACAACATGGAGCCGtgcctcagcagcagcagcagcagcaggccgtTAATTGAAAAGATTACCCAAAAAATGTTAGAGGAAGTTACTGAGAGGATTATCTGTAAGCCCAAACAACAAGGGCCTcacagactaaaaaaaaaaaaaattaaagctttTGACTCCAGTAGTCAATTACAATGTGTATCAGCTGGGTTTTATGTTATACATACAATCTTGGCAATATCTTCAAAGCGTAACTTATATTGTTTCAGTGAGCATCCGTTACAGCGATGGAAGAGCAGTGTGTTTCCTCGCACCAGAGCATCCCTGGtgtctggagaaaaaaaaaaacatggaaagcCAACAAGTGGGGAGAGGACTgaattttatgtgtgtgtgtgtgtgtgtgttttttttttttgtgggacAACATACAGATATTTTATGGGACTTTCCGGTGCTCGTTTGCTCCCACATTGCCACTACGAGGGTCCAAATATCTGGCAGTCAGACGGATACACTGACCTTCTATCTCTGCCACCACACTGCGAGAGCGTCAGTGATGAGTTTTGCCATCATCAGCCTCTCTTCTCTGTCACGGCCAGAGCTGGACAGACGGCCGTCTTCACCAGCCCCCGGGGCCTTCAGTCTGACGTAACTTCCAACATCTTCCAACACGTGAAGACCCTGGACAGAAACGCattgatggatgttttttttttttttttttttttttttgtttgttttttttttccaaaagagAACtatattgaaatgaaattctACTTATAGGAAAGATATTACTGAACAAACcagcaaaaaatattttgaaataaaatgtattgtgtAAAGGAAATttcaagatttaaaaataataaaaaaaaaaggttaatttcttaaaacaaaGTTGTGACTCAAACCtccaaattatttttcattttgtttttcctagAGTGAAAGTATAACACTTCCTTAATTAAAGCAACTTTAAATGCAATAACCAATGTTGtgactgtatatttttaaatctttgtaTTCATACGTAAAGAAAATGATTCATTCTGCCGCCTGTTTCACTGGATGTGAACAGGACGAGCGAATGaatgtaaacatttgttttcattatcgattaaccTGATGATCCTTTTCTGGatttaatgattaattgtttgttttacgTACGCAAAGTCCAAATATAGTGAAAAATGTACACAGTTTCCTCAAACTCAAGTTGaccaaccaacagtccagaaaCCAAAGACATTCATGAtataaaacaggaagaaacgTGTCAAATTCTCACTTTTGAGAAGCAAAAACTAGagaatatttgttgtttttacttcataaatgacaaacgattaatcgattatcaaaatagctgctaaTAACGTTTTCTGCCAATCGggtaatcgtttcagctctgaCACGGATGTACATCATCATGtctttgcagtttgtttttatgttgattCAATTTTTTATGTATCAGTCGCAGACCTCACGGGAATCACAGCCAATATTTTCCAAAAGTTACATCATCCTCATTCTGGGAAATCAACCAATTTCAAATCTAGACCagcattattgtgtttttttgggcTGCAACTCatgataattttcattattgattattttctcaattcatcGCTTTGTCTAACGTCAGAAAAACATTGTTGAAAAATGCCTCTTACGGTTTCCAACGGGGACGTCTTCAGGCGACGTGTCTGATCATCGAAAATACTCAGTTTAATATCGTTTATGACatagaaaagcttcaaattgtCACAgttaagaagctgcaaccagcaaatacttggcatttttgcctaataaataaatagaaatcagagctgaaacagtaactttttacttaaaagtaaaaCTACAGGAAAATCAGCAGCAAAATTAGCTTAACTAGCATCTTGCTAAACGGTTCCTGTTAGTGTTACagtattatattattggatcattattattattgatgtattagctttaatatttgattttaactGTTGCAACAATGCgtaatattttataaactgatcatatgttttgcatgtaaaCATTACGAGCTGTAAACAGTGTCTTACAGTGATGCTAGTTTGTAGTCTGGTAGTGAGATAATGTGAAAATGGTGATGATGCACATTACAATAATAACTTCTATACTTTGACGAGGACGTCCGCTCGGTCAAAAACTCAAACCAAAATaggaaacacacacttgcagagctgtaatgattacagaaaatcaattggcaactattttgataatcgtgTTAGCATtttagcaaaaatgccaaatatttgctggtttcagcttctcaaatgcgaCGATGTAATGCTTTTCCTTGTCATGCAACTgattatatttgggttttggactgtttgttggacaaaacaagacacgaAGACGTCAACTTTGACTCTTGGACGTTGCaacggacatttttcactattttctcacaatttacagacaaaacaatgaatcaattaattgataatgaaaacaatcgtttGTGTCAGCCCTGTATGCTTGAATTTGTCCACGATTGTGACATGGAGTGAATATTTGTAGGACAGAAGTGTAATGTGACAAATAGTCCATCAATCGATTAGtttactgacagaaaattaatcagcaacgaTATTGTAATAATTTTTCACGCCAAAATTTGAAACACTGACTTCAGTCAATGGTGGActcaattaaaacataaaatctgcCAAAGACACCAGTTCATCCAGTTTCAAATCCTGCTGCAAAACATTCAAAGGCCTTTTGCCAAACTCTTGAGAAATATCTGGGCTGGTATCTGGTGagaagtaactaagtacatctaatcaagtactgcacttaagtataatttttaggtacttgtactttacttgagtatttccatgtgatgctactttatacttccactccactacatttcagagggaaatattgtactttctactccactacatttattttacagctttagttacttttcagatgaagatttgacacaatggataatataacaagcttttaaaatacaacacattgttaaagatgaaaccagtggtttccaacctttttggcttttgacatcttacaaaaagcagtgtgtagtcggggtcacatttcacttgtctatgagttgttaacagctccaccaaatagtgatttttccctctaaacttctcacatgctttcatttcaataaatgttcaaatgatccaatatttcagcaaaaatcaaagattagagtttgtgtatcagaactttgcttcttcttctttgctccAGCATTGGTAAAATATTAGTTAACCACTAATAAAGCCATTAATTAATACTTACAAACCTTTAGCTTATCAGAAAGTGGTACTGAAAACTAACATCAGCCCTCAGACACAATCCtaaacacttaaaaatcaattttattcttaaatgaatgaaaggaaCTAAACGAAACATCTTGTAAAACTGGGCCGTGGTTGAACCTACTCGCTGACCCCTGAGGAGCATAT
Protein-coding sequences here:
- the purbb gene encoding transcriptional regulator protein Pur-beta — protein: MADGDSGSERGGSSGGGGGGGGGGFQHFQRDQETQELASKRLDIQNKRFYLDVKQNSKGRFIKIAEVGAGGSKSRLTLSLSVAAEFRDYLGDFIEHYAQLGPSSPEQIAQATVGEDGGPRRALKSEFLVRENRKYYLDLKENQRGRFLRIRQTVNRGPGFGVGGPVGGMLAGQTIALPAQGLIEFRDALAKLIDDYGGDDEELAGGTAAAAGYGELPEGTSIMVDSKRFFFDVGSNKYGVFLRVSEVKPSYRNSITIPFKAWSKFGGAFCRYAEEMKEIQERQRDKMYERRDESEGDDVDDD